A genomic region of Branchiostoma lanceolatum isolate klBraLanc5 chromosome 4, klBraLanc5.hap2, whole genome shotgun sequence contains the following coding sequences:
- the LOC136432844 gene encoding G patch domain-containing protein 2-like translates to MEVVNMEELIQDLTCALEETSKSKEDLEPEGEVEGACAASPCQIRRRQARKRRGRKRRSDPNPIWEYGNISEASESSLDEALKDYMENVTQQQEDDHDSDDLIMAKRLLSLNFNSTASNRHSFHSESDTFTDSYSKVRSARPSRRRKYKRMAVDPQGTVGSPMTPQLPDGLPDYIPRKRKQLKKGGKGLLKEGSQDEDAMDIEGLRSGQFGYDIKKLKMKDSQRDQTRTGGEQDSMDCYDEGGTSKEGDVESVFESDLSGSESDSGLYTNDEGREGDDEQSDFFHEGAGPACGIPGVIQWWEEDKIDCDDHDPKFEQILNGSLPFLTDVPRGLQARTSRLLGRYSNKRNIKSACRRLKDRKKRGPMYSTNNDMMSGDFSAYQEIWLQPRKKKEKDQSLSSHHHLLYSYGQPGHHKCGSADNKRRRKIPQSSPMAQGYVGENADPIPDNNVGNRMLRGMGWSPGLGLGAENQGMTQPVRAFLRPKRSGLGHM, encoded by the exons ATGGAGGTTGTGAACATGGAGGAACTCATCCAGGACCTGACCTGTGCTCTGGAGGAGACCAGCAAGTCTAAGGAAGACTTAGAGCCTGAGGGAGAGGTGGAGGGAGCCTGTGCAGCCAGCCCCTGTCAGATACGCCGGAGACAGGCCCGGAAGAGAAGGGGCCGGAAAAGGCGGTCGGACCCCAATCCCATCTGGGAGTATGGGAACATTAGTGAAGCCTCGGAATCAAGCCTTGATGAAGCCTTGAAAGACTATATGGAGAATGTGACGCAACAGCAGGAAGATGACCACGACTCGGACGATCTCATCATGGCCAAGAGACTGCTGTCTTTGAACTTCAACTCAACAGCCAGCAACAGACACTCCTTCCACTCTGAATCCGACACCTTCACAGACAGTTACAGCAAGGTTCGCAGCGCTCGTCCCAGCCGGAGAAGAAAGTACAAACGCATGGCCGTAGACCCGCAAGGCACAGTAGGTAGCCCCATGACCCCACAGCTACCTGATGGACTGCCTGATTACATCCCAAGAAAACGAAAGCAATTAAAGAAGGGTGGAAAGGGTCTACTGAAGGAAGGAAGCCAAGATGAAGATGCGATGGACATAGAGGGCCTGAGGTCTGGACAGTTTGGTTACGACATTAAGaagttgaaaatgaaagacaGCCAGAGAGACCAAACTAGAACTGGTGGGGAACAGGACTCCATGGACTGCTATGATGAGGGAGGGACGAGCAAGGAGGGAGATGTTGAGAG tgtgtttgagagtgaCTTGAGTGGAAGTGAAAGCGACAGTGGACTATACACCAATGATGAAGGAAGAGAAG GTGATGATGAGCAGAGTGACTTCTTCCATGAAGGTGCCGGTCCTGCCTGTGGAATCCCTGGAGTCATCCAATGGTGGGAGGAGGACAAAATCGACTGTGATGACCATGACCCTAAATTTGAGCAGATACTGAATGGATCCTTACCCTTCCTTACTGACGTGCCCAGAG GCTTACAGGCCAGGACAAGTCGGCTGCTGGGGAGATACTCCAACAAGCGGAACATCAAATCAGCATGCAGGAGGCTGAAAGACAGG AAGAAAAGAGGTCCCATGTACAGCACCAACAATGACATGATGTCAGGAGACTTCTCAGCATATCAAGA GATTTGGCTCCAACCAcggaagaagaaggaaaaagatCAG TCCCTGTCGAGCCATCACCACCTGTTATATTCCTATGGGCAGCCAGGACACCACAAATGTGGGTCTGCAGACAACAAACGACGTAGGAAGATCCCACAGTCATCACCAATGGCACAGG GATATGTTGGTGAGAATGCAGACCCTATCCCAGACAACAATGTAGGCAATCGAATGCTGCGAGGAATGGGCTGGTCACCTGGCCTGGGCCTCGGTGCTGAAAACCAGGGGATGACGCAGCCTGTCCGAGCATTTCTGCGGCCCAAAAGGTCAGGCCTTGGACACATGTAA